The following is a genomic window from Amycolatopsis cihanbeyliensis.
CCGCGACGATCGACTCCTTCGACGGGTTCGTGTTCGTGACCCCGGAGTACAACCACTCGGTGTCCGGCGCGCTGAAGAACGCGATCGACTTCCTGTACCGGGAGTGGCACGACAAGGCGGCCGGCTGCGTCGGTTACGGCGCCGCGGGGGCCATCCGCGCCGTGGAGCACCTGCGGCAGATCCTGGGCGAGGTAGGGGTGGCCACCGTGCGAACGCAGGTCGCCCTGGACAAGAACACCGCCACCGAGCTGTTCACCGACCCCGATGCCTGGTCGCCGAGTGAGGCGCAGGCCGCCGGGGTGAACCTGTTGCTCGAGGAGGTCGTCACCTTGTCGCAAGCGCTCCGGCAGCGGCCGATCCCCGCGCGGTGACCCCTACCTGCCCTCAGTCGCGGATCTTCAGTACCAGCTTGCCCACGTTGGCCCCGGAGAACAGGTCCAGCAGCGTCTCCGGGAAGGCGTCGATCCCACCCTCGACGACGTGCTCACGGGCGTGCAGCCTGCCCTCGGCCAGCCAGCCGGCCAGCTCGGCCGCGGCCTCGCCGTAGCGGTCGGCGTAGTCGAAGACCACCATGCCGGTCATCGAGGCGCGGTTGACCAGCAGCGAGAGGTAGTTGGCCGGACCCTTGACCTCGTCGGTGTTGTTGTACTGGGAGATGGCGCCGCACAACACCACCCGCGCGCCGAGTGCGAGGCGGGACAGCACCGTGTCCAGGATGTCGCCGCCGACGTTGTCGAAGTACACGTCCACGCCGTCCGGAGCGTGCGTGCGCAGTTCCTGCTTCACGTCGTCGGACTTGTAGTCGATGGCCGCGTCGAAGCCGAGCTCGTCCACCAGCAGGCGGCACTTCTCCGCGCCGCCGGCGATCCCGATCACCCGGCAGTCCTTGAGCTTGGCGAGCTGGCCGACCACGCTGCCCACCGCGCCCGCGGCTCCGGAGACGACCACGGTCTGCCCCGGCTCGGGCCTGCCGATGTCGAACAGCCCGAAGTAGGCGGTCATCCCGGTCATCCCCAGCGCGCCGAGGTAGCTCTCCGGTGGCGCGCTGCCGGTGTCCACCCGCTGCACGCCGCGCCCGTCGGACAGGGCGTACTCCTGCACGCCGAACATGCCCGACACGTGCTCGCCGACGGCGAAGTCCTGGTGCCGGGAGGCGATCACCTTTCCGATCGCGCCCGCCCGCATCACCTCGCCGATCCGCACCGGCCGGATGTAGGACTTGCCCTCGTTCATCCAGCCGCGCATCGCGGGATCCAGCGAGAGGTGCGAGACCTCGACGAGGAACTGCCCCTCGCCCGGTTCGCCGACCGGCTCGGCCCGGTACTCCCAGTCCGTGTGCTGGGGCATGCCTTTCGGGCGCGCCGCGAGCCGGAACTGATGATTGGTCAGCTCGGTGAGAGTGCTCATGCCGTCATCATACCGACCGGTCGGTACTGTGTGGGCTCGGTATCCGGTGTTGACCGGAACGGGTGGGCACGGTGAGGTGGACCCGTGGGAACCGCACGGAGTGGCGAGTCGCGGGCCGGTGTATCGCTGACCAACCTCGACCAGCCGCTGTTCGAGGACGCCGGGGCGAGCAAGCGGGACCTGGTGGACTACCTGGACGCCGTATGCGACCGCATCCTGCCGGAACTACGTGGCCGGCCGCTCTCGGTCATGCGGGTGCTGCGCGGCCAGGCGCCGTTCATGCAGAAGAACGTGCCGAAGTACACCCCCTCCTGGGTGCGGACCGTTCCGGTCTGGGCTGAGGCCTCCCGCAGGGAGGTGTCCTACGCGCTGTGCGACGACCGGCGCACGCTGCTGTGGTTCGGCAACCAGCGCGCCATCGAGTACCACCCGACCCTGGCCCGCGCCGAGGCGATGAGCCGTGCCACGCACCTCGTGCTGGATCTCGATCCGCCCGTGGACGCTGTGGAGTCCTCGGGGTCCGAGGGGGCCGGGCGGTTCATGGATCCCGGATCGGCCGGTTTCCGGCTCGCCGCCAGGGCTGCGCTGCTGGTGCGGCAGGCCCTTGCCGACTCCGGGCTGGCCGGCACGGTGAAGACCAGCGGGGCCAAGGGGTTGCACGTGTTCGTGCCGATCGACGCGCGACAGGACATGGAGGACACCGCGGCCGCCACTCGCGCCATCGCGGCCAGGGCCGAGCGCATCGACCCCACGCTCGCCACGACGGCGTTCATCAAGGCCGACCGCGGCGGGAAGGTGTTCCTCGACCCGACCAGGGCCGGTGGCGCGACGGTGGTCGCCGCGTACAGCCCGCGCATCCGGCCCGGGGTGCCGGTGTCGTTCCCGGTGGCGTGGGAGGACCTGGACCGGGTCGCGCCGGGTGACTTCACCATCCGCAACGCGGTGGGGTTGCTCGGGTCCGCCGACCCGTGGGCGGAGTCGATGCCGGCGCCGCGGAGCCTCCCTGCCGACCTGATCGAGGAGGGCCACACCATTCCGGTGCCCCGCGTCGCCGCGATGCACGAGGGCAAGCGGCGGGCCAGGGCGCGCAGGGAGCAACACGACGCGCCGTGACCCCGGCGGCCGCCGCGCCCCGTGTCACCACGTTCCTTTCCGGCAAGCCGGGCAGGGCCGCGGCAGGCCTTGCTGTTCTGTATGACTGTATAGCAGACTGACTGTCTGACAGTAAGTCGTGATCGTCGAGAAGGGATGGGGTTCGGATGAGCGAGCTTCGCTGGGCCACCTTCGACTGCTTCGGCACCCTGGTGGACTGGCGGCACGGCATCGCGACCGGGGCTGAGTTGCTGTTCCCCGGTCACGGTGCGGAGCTGCTCACGGCCTACAACCGGCACGAGCCGCGAGTGCAGGCCGAGTTTCCCGCCATGCGCTACCGGGAGGTGCTGGCCGAGGCGTTGCGGCGGGCCTGCGCCGACGCCGGGCTCGAGTTGCTCGCGGACGACGCCGCCGTGCTGGGCAACGGAATCGCACACTGGCCGGTGTTCGCGGACACCCGCGCCGCGCTCGCCGGGTTGCGCGAGGCGGGCTGGCGGCTGGCCCTGCTGACCAACTGCGACCGGGACATCATCGGCGAGTCGCAGCGTAGGCTCGGGGTGCCGGTGGACGCGGTCGTCACGGCCGAGGACGTCGGCTGCTACAAGCCGAGGCATGATCACTTCACCCGGTTCGAGCGGACCTTCGGGGTGCGGCGCGAGCACTGGGTACACGTGGCGCAGAGCTACCTCCACGACATCGTGCCCGCCCGCGAGCTGAACATTCCGCGGGTGTGGGTCAACCGGCTGAACGAGGGCAACGACCCCGCGATCGCCGACGCGGTGCTGCCCGGCCTGAACGGCCTCGCCGAAACGGTCGGCAGGGTGCACGCCGCCGCGAGCTGAGCGGCGTCCCCGAGTGATCGCAAACGGATCCCTCTCGATTTTCGGCTGCCGTGCTGGCCTGTGCCTTGCTTGACAGTTCGCGCAGAAGTCCGCAGAATTGTGGTGTAGAACACAGTAGCGCGGAGCGCGCGGTGCGTGACAGCCATTTCCGTTTGGAACTACTCGATTGATCGCTTTCGCATGAGGGGGTCGCCGTGCCTGGTATCAAGGCCGAGCTGGTCGGGGGTCCGGCCACGTTGTCCGAGGTTGATCGGCGTCGCGAGGTGGTCGACCTTGGTGAACAGGTCAAGATCAACACGGGCGCGGGCTACGAGCACTTCTCCCACAATGGGCAGTTCGACACCGTGAGCGGGGAGAAGGTGGCGGTTTTCGCCTGGACGGGACGTACCAGGGTCGCCGAGTGAGGAACGGCCCCGCCGCGGGGTGTGATCTTTCAGCCGAGGTGGTCCGAGATCGTGCGTAGTACCTCGGCCTGCTGCTCGCCGAGATAGAAATGCCCACCGGGGAACACCCGCAGGGTGAACTCACCCGAGGTGTGGTCGCCCCACGAGCGTGCCTCGTCCACCGTGGCCCGCGGGTCCGCGTCGCCGACCAGCGCGTGGATGGGGCAGCTGACATCCGGGCCGGGCACGTAGCGATAGGTCTCGGCGGCCTTGTAGTCACTGCGCAGCACGGGCAGCATCATCTTCACCAGGTCGTCCTCTTGCAGTACCGCGGCCTCGGTTCCGCCCAACCGGCGCATCTCCGCCAGCAGGCCGTCGTCGTCCAGCAGATGCACACCCTCGTCCCTGGTGCGGGTCGGCGCTCGTCGCCCGGAGACGAAAAGATGCTGCAGCGGGATGCCCTCGGCCTCGAACTTCCTGGCCACCTCGAAGGCGAGGCTGGCACCCATGCTGTGTCCGAAGAAGGCCAGCGGCTGGTCGGCCCACGGCCGCAACACCTCGGCGGCGCGCTCGGCCAGCTCGCCGATATCGTCGATACACGGCTCGGTGTAGCGGTCCTGCCGGCCCGGGTACTGCATGGCCAGCACGTCCACCCGCGGCGACAGCGAGCGCGCGACCGGAAAGTAGTAGCTGGCCGATCCGCCGGCGTGCGGGAAGCAGACCAGCCGGTGCGGCGCCTCCGGTGCCGGGTGGTATCGGCGGATCCACGCGGTGGTGTCCTCGGCGTTCACGGTCATGGGGCGAGTGGGTCCTTTCGTGCGCGGCCGACAACGCGGCAGGGTCGGGCCGTTCGGCGTGCCGGACTCCAACCTGTCAGCCGGGCGCACCGCACGGCAACCCCGATCGGCCCGGGTCACCCCGCGCGCCGGGTGTGGTTAGCTGCCGGTGTGTCGATCGAGGTGAAGGTGCGGCAGGTGCACGAGGACGGGCTCGTGGGGACGTTGTGCACCCCGGTGGACGCCGTCACGGCGCCGGGTGTGTTGCTGCTCGGTGGATCCGAGGGCGGCCTGCACGAGCGCGACGCCCGGATGCTGGCCGCGGAGGGGTTCACCGTGCTCGCGCTGGCCTACTTCGGCGGCCCCGGGTTGCCATCGGGACTGGTGCGGGTGCCGCTGGAGTACTTCTTCCGCGCCCTGGATTTCCTGGCCGAACAGTCGCCGGACGGGGAACGGTTCGGCGTTCTGGGCGGGTCCCGCGGGGCGGAGGCCGGGCTGCTCGTCGCCGCGCACGACCGGCGTGTCGGTGCGGTCGTCGGGGTGGTCGGCGGGGGAGTGGTGACCCAGGGAATCGACCACCGCCACGGTGACCTGCTGGAGATCCTTGCCACCCCGGCCGCGCCGTGGACCCTGCACGCGGAACCCTTACCGTACCTGCCGTACCTCGTGTCCGAGGAACTGCGCGCGCGTGTCCGGAGTGGACAGCCGGTGCCGCTGACCCTCGCGTTCCGGCCGCCGCCGGAGGATCCGGTCGAGCTCGAGCGGGTGAGCATCCCGGTGGAGCGGATCCGCGGGCCGGTGCTGCTGCTGTCCGCAGGGGACGACCGCATGTGGCCGGGCGCGGCCTACTGCGAGGTCGCGATGAACCGGCTGACCACGGCCGGGCACCCGTACGCCTTCCGGCACCGGGTGTTCGCCGGTGCCGGCCACGGGATCGCCGGTCCGCCCGGTGAACCGCTCACCGGCACGACGAGCCCCGGCCCCGGCGTTCGTTTCGAGCTCGGTGGCACACCCGCCACCGGCACCGAGGCGCGGGCGCGGGCCTGGGCGGAGAGCGTCGAGTTCCTCGCTACCGCCCTGCGGTGAGATCCGTGCGGAGATAGCGGGCGGCGAGCGCGGTACCGACCTCGGTGGCGTGCTCGATGAGCCGCTCGGCGTCGGTGTCCACCACGCCGGCGTGCCAGGCGGTGACCAGTTCGACGAAACCGCCGATGCCGATCAGGGTGGTCATCCGGAGCGCGTCCTCGTCCACCCCGGGCTCGAGGTAGGGGCGTCCCGTCCGAACCAGCAGGTCGGTGGCCTGTTGCAGGGCCTGCCGGCGGCGCTGCTCCAGCATCGGACTGCCCGCGTGCTCGCCGAAGGCGATCTGCGCCCGCCGCGGGTCGCCCGCGACATCGTGCACGAAGGCGGCGATCGCGGCGCGTAGCTGGTCGATCGGGTGCTGGTCGAGCTTGTCGGCGATGGCTTCCAGCAGCAGGGCCATGGTCTCGTCGAAAACCTGGTCCCAGACCGCGGCGAGCAACGCCTCGCGGTCGGCGAAGCTCTCGTAGAAGTACCGGTCGATCAGCCCGGCCCTGGCGCACACCCCGCGCATGGTGACCGCGGCCCAACCCTGGTCGCCCCAGATCTCCATCGCCGCGTCGACCAGCCGGCGGCGCCGTTGCGCGGTGCGCTGCTCGGCGCTGCGGCCGGCGTAGGTCCGGGAACGGGTGCGCATGTGTCCCATCTTGACAACCGGCATCCCGCGCGCACAATCGGATGGCATGCGCCATCAGAGATGGCAGTTGCCATCAGATAGAGTGACGACGCCAGGGCCGGCCGCCTCGCGGCGGGCCCGATGGTGGTCCAGGATCAGCTCGGTCACCCTGCGCCCGCTCACCGCGGCCCTGCCGGCCTCCGAACGCGGGGTGCGCCTTTCCCGCCGGATCGTGGCCGGCTCGCTGGCGGTCCTCGGCCCGGTGCTGCCCGGTACCGAGGTACGCGGGATCGACCTCGCGGACGGCGGCGGGTCGCGGGTGCGGGGCGAGTGGGTACACCGGCCGCGGGTGCGGCGGGAGGGCACGGTGCTGCTGTACCTGCATGGCAGCGGGTACGCGGTGTGCTCGGCGCGCACCCATCGCGGGCTGACCTCCCGGCTGGCGGCGATGACCGGGTTGCCGGTGTTCGCCTGCGACTACCGGCTCGCCCCGCGGCACCGGTTTCCCGCTGCCGCGGACGATGTGCGCGCCGCCTACGACTGGCTGCGTGCTCATGGCCACCCGGGTGAGCGAGTCGTCGTGGCCGGGGACTCCGCCGGCGGGCACCTGGCGCTCGACCTCACACTCGAACTGCTCCGGTCGCGGTCGCCCGCCCCCGCCGCGGTGGTGCTGTTCTCCCCGCTCGTGGACCCGTCCCTCGAGCTGGCGCGGCGGCGGGAACGGAGCAGGCCGGACCCGATGATCTCCGCGGAGCGGGCACGCAGGATGGTCGCGCTCTACACCCGGGACACCGACGCCGCCCATCCCCGCCTGGCGCTCGGCTTCGACGGTGTAGCGGGCTTTCCGCCCACCCTGATCCAGGCGGGCGGCGCGGAGATGCTCGCGGCCGACGCCGAACACCTCGCGCGCTCGTTACGGGCCGCGGGAGCCCACTGCGAGCTGGAGATCTGGCCAGGGCAGATGCACGTGTTCCAGGCACTTCCGCTGCTGATCCCGGAGGCGAGACCCGCGTTGGCCACGGCCGCCGGGTTCATCCGCCGGCAGGCGTGCGGCCCGCGACGTGCGGAGGCATCGTGAGCGGGACCACCTCGACGGCACACCGGACCCGCGCGGCGGCGGCCGTGGTGACCGGCGCGGGCAGCGGCATCGGCAGGGCCTTCGCCATGGAGCTGGCTCGCCGGGGTGGCAGTGTGGTCTGCGCCGATCTCGACCCGGCGGCCGCGAAGGACACCGCCGCCATGATCGAGGCCGGGGGCGGTCGTGCGTTGCCGACCGGCTGCGACGTCTCGATCGAGGCACAGGTGTGGGACGTCTCCGAGACCGCCGAGCGCTGGCTCGGCCGCCCGGCCGGGCTGGTCGTGAACAACGCGGGCATCGGCACCGGCGGCCGGGTGGTCGGCGAGACACCGCTGGCGGACTGGCGGCGCACCCTCGAGGTCAACCTGTGGGGGGTGGTGCACGGTTGCCACGTGTTCACCCCGTGGCTGCGCGAGGCCGGCCGCGGCGGGATCATCAACGTCGCCTCCGCGGCCGCCTTCGCCGCGGCCCCGCGGATGGCGGCGTACAACGCGAGCAAGGCGGCTGTACTGTCCATTTCGGAGACACTCGCCGCGGAGCTTGCCGGAACCGGGGTCGCGGTGACGGTGCTGTGCCCCACCTTCGTCCGGACCAACATCGTCTCGGGCGAGCTGATCGACGCGGCCGCCGCCCGCGCCGCGGCGATGCTGATGCGGCTGACCGGCAGTTCACCGGACCGGATCGCTCGCCGGACCCTCGACGCGCACGACCGCGGGCTGCTCCACGCCCTTCCGCAGTGGGACGCCCGGCTGGTCTGGCGCGGTAAACGGTTCTTCCCCGGTGGCTACACCCGTGCGGCCGGGCTGATCGGCCGATGGCTTCCGGTAGGCGAGAACTCCGAGTACTGAGAGGAGACCACCATGGCATTCGACTTCGAGGACATGCTGCGGACCGTCAAGGACAAACAATGGGCGTTGGTCGACATCGACTGGGACGCGCCGGGGGCCGACCTGATCACCGAGGAGCAGCGGCCCAAGCTCAAGCAGTTCATGACCGACCTGGTGTGGATCGAGAACATCGGCGCCAGGGGGTTCGCCGCCCTCGCAAGGAAGGCGCCGAACGAGACGGTCAAGGAGATCTACACCTACTTCCATGCCGAGGAGCAGAAACACGCCAACGCCGAGCTGGCGCTGATGCGTCGCTGGGGCATGCTGGAGGGTGACCAGGTGCCGGAGCCGAACGTCAACGTTCGGCTGGCCATCCAGATGCTGGACCGCTACGCCGATGGCGCACCGCTGTCCGGCCTCGCCACCCTCATCCCGATGCTGGAGTGCGCGCTGGACGGGGCACTGGTGAAGTT
Proteins encoded in this region:
- a CDS encoding NADP-dependent oxidoreductase, which encodes MSTLTELTNHQFRLAARPKGMPQHTDWEYRAEPVGEPGEGQFLVEVSHLSLDPAMRGWMNEGKSYIRPVRIGEVMRAGAIGKVIASRHQDFAVGEHVSGMFGVQEYALSDGRGVQRVDTGSAPPESYLGALGMTGMTAYFGLFDIGRPEPGQTVVVSGAAGAVGSVVGQLAKLKDCRVIGIAGGAEKCRLLVDELGFDAAIDYKSDDVKQELRTHAPDGVDVYFDNVGGDILDTVLSRLALGARVVLCGAISQYNNTDEVKGPANYLSLLVNRASMTGMVVFDYADRYGEAAAELAGWLAEGRLHAREHVVEGGIDAFPETLLDLFSGANVGKLVLKIRD
- a CDS encoding NADPH-dependent FMN reductase, which translates into the protein MTRIGIILGSTRPGRRADRVGDWVLEVAGRHPLVLAGTAEVAVVDPAEYRLPLLDEPEPAAWGGYRHAHTTAWAATIDSFDGFVFVTPEYNHSVSGALKNAIDFLYREWHDKAAGCVGYGAAGAIRAVEHLRQILGEVGVATVRTQVALDKNTATELFTDPDAWSPSEAQAAGVNLLLEEVVTLSQALRQRPIPAR
- a CDS encoding SDR family NAD(P)-dependent oxidoreductase; translation: MSGTTSTAHRTRAAAAVVTGAGSGIGRAFAMELARRGGSVVCADLDPAAAKDTAAMIEAGGGRALPTGCDVSIEAQVWDVSETAERWLGRPAGLVVNNAGIGTGGRVVGETPLADWRRTLEVNLWGVVHGCHVFTPWLREAGRGGIINVASAAAFAAAPRMAAYNASKAAVLSISETLAAELAGTGVAVTVLCPTFVRTNIVSGELIDAAAARAAAMLMRLTGSSPDRIARRTLDAHDRGLLHALPQWDARLVWRGKRFFPGGYTRAAGLIGRWLPVGENSEY
- a CDS encoding DUF5988 family protein, with protein sequence MPGIKAELVGGPATLSEVDRRREVVDLGEQVKINTGAGYEHFSHNGQFDTVSGEKVAVFAWTGRTRVAE
- a CDS encoding acyl-CoA thioester hydrolase/BAAT C-terminal domain-containing protein — its product is MSIEVKVRQVHEDGLVGTLCTPVDAVTAPGVLLLGGSEGGLHERDARMLAAEGFTVLALAYFGGPGLPSGLVRVPLEYFFRALDFLAEQSPDGERFGVLGGSRGAEAGLLVAAHDRRVGAVVGVVGGGVVTQGIDHRHGDLLEILATPAAPWTLHAEPLPYLPYLVSEELRARVRSGQPVPLTLAFRPPPEDPVELERVSIPVERIRGPVLLLSAGDDRMWPGAAYCEVAMNRLTTAGHPYAFRHRVFAGAGHGIAGPPGEPLTGTTSPGPGVRFELGGTPATGTEARARAWAESVEFLATALR
- a CDS encoding TetR/AcrR family transcriptional regulator; the encoded protein is MRTRSRTYAGRSAEQRTAQRRRRLVDAAMEIWGDQGWAAVTMRGVCARAGLIDRYFYESFADREALLAAVWDQVFDETMALLLEAIADKLDQHPIDQLRAAIAAFVHDVAGDPRRAQIAFGEHAGSPMLEQRRRQALQQATDLLVRTGRPYLEPGVDEDALRMTTLIGIGGFVELVTAWHAGVVDTDAERLIEHATEVGTALAARYLRTDLTAGR
- a CDS encoding HAD family hydrolase; the encoded protein is MSELRWATFDCFGTLVDWRHGIATGAELLFPGHGAELLTAYNRHEPRVQAEFPAMRYREVLAEALRRACADAGLELLADDAAVLGNGIAHWPVFADTRAALAGLREAGWRLALLTNCDRDIIGESQRRLGVPVDAVVTAEDVGCYKPRHDHFTRFERTFGVRREHWVHVAQSYLHDIVPARELNIPRVWVNRLNEGNDPAIADAVLPGLNGLAETVGRVHAAAS
- a CDS encoding DNA polymerase domain-containing protein; protein product: MGTARSGESRAGVSLTNLDQPLFEDAGASKRDLVDYLDAVCDRILPELRGRPLSVMRVLRGQAPFMQKNVPKYTPSWVRTVPVWAEASRREVSYALCDDRRTLLWFGNQRAIEYHPTLARAEAMSRATHLVLDLDPPVDAVESSGSEGAGRFMDPGSAGFRLAARAALLVRQALADSGLAGTVKTSGAKGLHVFVPIDARQDMEDTAAATRAIAARAERIDPTLATTAFIKADRGGKVFLDPTRAGGATVVAAYSPRIRPGVPVSFPVAWEDLDRVAPGDFTIRNAVGLLGSADPWAESMPAPRSLPADLIEEGHTIPVPRVAAMHEGKRRARARREQHDAP
- a CDS encoding thioesterase II family protein codes for the protein MTVNAEDTTAWIRRYHPAPEAPHRLVCFPHAGGSASYYFPVARSLSPRVDVLAMQYPGRQDRYTEPCIDDIGELAERAAEVLRPWADQPLAFFGHSMGASLAFEVARKFEAEGIPLQHLFVSGRRAPTRTRDEGVHLLDDDGLLAEMRRLGGTEAAVLQEDDLVKMMLPVLRSDYKAAETYRYVPGPDVSCPIHALVGDADPRATVDEARSWGDHTSGEFTLRVFPGGHFYLGEQQAEVLRTISDHLG
- a CDS encoding alpha/beta hydrolase, coding for MTTPGPAASRRARWWSRISSVTLRPLTAALPASERGVRLSRRIVAGSLAVLGPVLPGTEVRGIDLADGGGSRVRGEWVHRPRVRREGTVLLYLHGSGYAVCSARTHRGLTSRLAAMTGLPVFACDYRLAPRHRFPAAADDVRAAYDWLRAHGHPGERVVVAGDSAGGHLALDLTLELLRSRSPAPAAVVLFSPLVDPSLELARRRERSRPDPMISAERARRMVALYTRDTDAAHPRLALGFDGVAGFPPTLIQAGGAEMLAADAEHLARSLRAAGAHCELEIWPGQMHVFQALPLLIPEARPALATAAGFIRRQACGPRRAEAS